One genomic segment of Lebetimonas natsushimae includes these proteins:
- the rnhA gene encoding ribonuclease HI, with protein MKQVDIYTDGSSLGNPGPGGWCAILRYKNHEKIISGGESLTTNNKMELKAVIEALKLLKEPCIINLYSDSTYVLKGIENWLEGWIKKNFKNVKNKEMWQELYQLKQNHIIKTNWIKGHSGHRENEICDKIAKEEAEKRKINAN; from the coding sequence ATGAAACAAGTTGATATCTATACAGACGGAAGTTCACTTGGAAACCCTGGACCTGGCGGATGGTGTGCAATTTTAAGATATAAAAATCATGAAAAAATAATAAGCGGGGGAGAAAGTTTAACTACAAACAATAAAATGGAATTAAAAGCGGTAATTGAAGCTTTAAAATTACTAAAAGAACCTTGTATAATAAATTTATATTCCGACTCCACTTATGTATTAAAAGGTATTGAAAATTGGCTTGAAGGATGGATTAAAAAAAATTTTAAAAATGTAAAAAATAAAGAAATGTGGCAGGAATTATACCAACTAAAACAAAATCATATTATAAAAACCAATTGGATAAAAGGGCACTCAGGCCATAGGGAAAATGAAATTTGTGATAAAATTGCAAAAGAGGAAGCTGAAAAAAGGAAAATTAATGCTAATTAG
- a CDS encoding cytochrome ubiquinol oxidase subunit I, with protein sequence MLEWARAQFAMTAIFHFFFVPFTLGMSFLVAFFETIYVKTGKEEWKNITQFWQTIFGINFALGLSTGIIHEFEFGTNWSTYSWVVGDLFGAPLAVEGIVAFFMEATFAAISFFGWKRVSKGVHLASSWLLAIGSNLSALWILIANGFMQHPSSEFLRFSLDNARAEMTNFWALITQPVAQVKFLHVVSAGYTLASVFVLGISAFYLLRKKHVEFAKKSAAVAAAFGLVTSIFVVVIGDEHAYEVANTQPTKIASAEGLYVGEKGAPIVAIGIPKDVDARNVSSNEETWSFKIELPGLLSLLGKRSSDAFVPGLKDLVNGNPAYGIWSFAKLHQVGKEAIEDLKAYHAAKAKGDKAAMEKAKADFYAPVATVDGWTVTKADLMGYGYLEDPTKIYPPVSPVFYSFHIMVALGFWFIILFAWAYIAILKGTFENNALLQKLAVLSVPLPWIATSFGWITAEVGRQPWTVFGLLPTKISATPIALQNVQATFFLFLAAFVILGIAELKILFTVVKSGPKGAH encoded by the coding sequence ATGTTAGAATGGGCGAGAGCCCAGTTCGCAATGACTGCAATATTCCACTTTTTCTTTGTACCGTTTACTTTAGGTATGTCATTTTTAGTGGCATTTTTTGAAACTATTTATGTAAAAACGGGCAAAGAAGAATGGAAAAATATTACACAATTTTGGCAAACTATTTTTGGAATTAACTTTGCTTTAGGGTTATCAACAGGTATTATTCACGAGTTTGAATTTGGGACTAACTGGTCTACTTATTCATGGGTTGTAGGTGACTTATTTGGAGCACCTCTTGCAGTTGAAGGTATTGTTGCATTCTTTATGGAAGCGACATTTGCTGCAATTTCTTTCTTCGGATGGAAAAGAGTTAGCAAAGGTGTTCACTTAGCATCATCTTGGTTACTTGCTATCGGATCTAATCTTTCAGCACTTTGGATTTTAATTGCAAACGGATTTATGCAACATCCAAGCAGTGAATTTTTAAGATTTTCACTAGATAATGCAAGAGCTGAAATGACTAATTTCTGGGCATTAATTACTCAACCGGTTGCTCAGGTTAAATTCTTACATGTTGTAAGTGCCGGTTATACCCTTGCTTCTGTGTTTGTACTTGGTATTTCAGCATTTTATTTACTTAGAAAAAAACATGTTGAATTTGCTAAAAAATCAGCTGCAGTCGCAGCAGCATTTGGTTTAGTAACTTCAATTTTTGTTGTAGTAATAGGTGATGAACATGCTTATGAAGTTGCTAATACTCAACCAACTAAAATAGCTTCAGCAGAAGGACTTTACGTTGGTGAAAAAGGCGCACCTATTGTAGCTATAGGAATTCCAAAAGATGTAGATGCAAGAAATGTAAGTTCAAATGAAGAAACATGGAGTTTTAAAATTGAACTTCCAGGACTTTTATCACTTCTTGGAAAAAGATCTTCAGATGCATTTGTTCCAGGATTAAAAGATTTAGTTAATGGAAATCCTGCATACGGAATTTGGTCTTTTGCAAAATTACATCAAGTAGGTAAAGAAGCGATTGAAGATTTAAAAGCTTATCATGCTGCAAAAGCTAAAGGTGATAAAGCTGCAATGGAAAAAGCTAAAGCAGATTTTTATGCACCAGTTGCAACAGTTGACGGATGGACAGTTACAAAAGCAGATTTAATGGGATACGGATATCTTGAAGATCCGACAAAAATTTATCCACCAGTATCACCTGTGTTTTATTCATTCCATATTATGGTTGCTTTAGGATTCTGGTTCATTATTCTATTTGCATGGGCTTATATTGCTATTCTTAAAGGTACATTTGAAAATAATGCTTTACTTCAAAAATTGGCGGTACTTTCAGTACCACTACCATGGATTGCAACAAGCTTTGGTTGGATTACAGCAGAAGTTGGAAGACAACCTTGGACAGTATTTGGATTGTTACCAACAAAAATTTCAGCAACACCTATTGCTTTGCAAAATGTTCAGGCAACATTTTTCTTATTCTTAGCAGCATTCGTTATTTTAGGTATTGCTGAACTTAAAATCCTATTTACGGTCGTTAAATCAGGACCAAAAGGAGCGCACTAA
- a CDS encoding DUF4492 domain-containing protein — MFKRILFFYIDGFKNLSDLGKKLWVIIIIKLVVIFVVLKVFFFPTVDSKIKGEKGKANLYVNQLTKITKQKKEE; from the coding sequence ATGTTTAAACGCATCTTGTTTTTTTACATAGACGGGTTTAAAAACCTGTCGGACCTGGGGAAAAAACTCTGGGTCATAATTATTATCAAACTTGTTGTAATTTTTGTAGTGCTGAAAGTTTTCTTTTTCCCCACTGTTGATTCAAAAATAAAAGGGGAGAAAGGAAAAGCAAATTTATATGTAAATCAGCTTACAAAAATTACAAAGCAAAAAAAGGAGGAATAG
- a CDS encoding desulfoferrodoxin family protein, producing the protein MPKIHQVDDLSKDLVNKHAPFVICEDNAKKGEPFKVTVKVGQDLCHPADADHYIAYVQLWDGEVLLAQTNLTPNYAGGQCEKVQVDFYIVPTKSKLKLTAMSYCTKHGLWESEAKEVIVSE; encoded by the coding sequence ATGCCAAAAATTCATCAAGTAGACGATTTATCAAAAGATTTGGTAAATAAGCACGCGCCATTTGTTATCTGTGAAGATAATGCAAAAAAAGGTGAACCGTTTAAAGTTACAGTAAAAGTAGGTCAAGATTTATGTCATCCCGCTGACGCCGACCATTATATCGCATATGTTCAGTTATGGGATGGGGAAGTGTTACTTGCGCAAACTAATTTGACTCCAAACTATGCTGGTGGGCAGTGTGAAAAAGTTCAAGTAGATTTTTACATTGTGCCTACAAAATCTAAATTAAAACTTACAGCTATGTCTTACTGCACAAAACACGGTCTTTGGGAGAGTGAAGCAAAAGAAGTCATTGTTAGCGAATAA
- a CDS encoding HDOD domain-containing protein: MLISKDEIKKYLDNIPPIPKYAFECLNALKIGDLKKAADAAENDLILKKQIEKIVNSAAFSLRNKVDNTLQLFTLLGLENVRAIVYSYLVSLLQPKEWKIFKLDFGEFQKDFLNYYKKFASLEFGQETYKKYSEIGAIIPASVCVCDSLLGDKKEKLNIILNSAPLEYGTLLKRLTGESLFGIAATIAELWELEKEKCEIIKKSECEICDNPISALTHFIFFYLVSKPTFMDLNSLIEFNPKCIEYIPKTYERINNDS; encoded by the coding sequence ATGCTAATTAGCAAAGATGAAATCAAAAAATACTTAGATAATATACCTCCTATTCCAAAATATGCATTTGAATGTTTAAATGCTCTTAAAATTGGTGATTTAAAAAAAGCAGCTGATGCGGCTGAAAATGATTTGATATTAAAAAAACAGATAGAAAAAATAGTAAATTCTGCTGCATTTTCACTCCGAAACAAGGTAGATAATACTCTCCAATTATTTACTTTGCTTGGTTTGGAAAATGTTAGAGCAATAGTCTATTCATATTTAGTTTCATTACTGCAACCAAAAGAATGGAAAATATTTAAATTAGACTTTGGTGAATTTCAAAAAGATTTTTTAAATTATTATAAAAAATTTGCCTCATTGGAATTTGGTCAAGAAACTTACAAAAAATATTCTGAAATCGGAGCAATAATTCCGGCAAGTGTTTGTGTTTGCGACAGCCTCCTTGGAGATAAAAAAGAAAAACTAAATATTATATTAAACTCGGCCCCATTGGAATATGGAACACTACTTAAAAGATTAACGGGAGAGAGTTTATTTGGTATAGCTGCAACAATTGCGGAACTTTGGGAACTTGAGAAAGAAAAATGCGAAATAATAAAAAAAAGCGAATGTGAAATTTGTGACAATCCAATTTCAGCTTTGACTCATTTTATTTTTTTCTATTTGGTAAGCAAACCAACTTTTATGGATTTAAATTCTTTAATTGAAT